A genomic segment from Pangasianodon hypophthalmus isolate fPanHyp1 chromosome 25, fPanHyp1.pri, whole genome shotgun sequence encodes:
- the sord gene encoding sorbitol dehydrogenase: protein MEKDNLSLVLHSKGDLRLEQRPIPEPGADEVLLQMHSVGICGSDVHYWQNGRIGDYIVQKPMVLGHEAAGRVVKVGSAVTHLKPGDRVAIEPGVPREMDEFFKSGRYNLSPTIFFCATPPDDGNLCRYYKHNANFCYKLPDNVSYEEGALLEPLSVGIHACRRAGVTLGSSVFICGAGPIGLVTLLVAKSMGASQVLISDLSADRLAKAKELGADFVLPVKREDTPQEMAKRVDGMLGCMPHITIDCTGVENSIQTAIYATHSGGVVVLVGLGAEMVTVPLVTAAVREVDIRGVFRYCNTWPIAIAMLASKRVNVKPLVTHRFPLEQAVEAFETTRQGIGIKVMLKCDKNDQNP from the exons AGGTTTTACTTCAGATGCACTCGGTGGGGATCTGCGGCTCTGATGTGCACTACTGGCAGAATGGACGGATTGGGGACTATATTGTTCAGAAGCCGATGGTCCTGGGTCATGAGGCAGCAGGGCGAGTGGTCAAAGTGGGATCTGCAGTCACTCACCTCAAACCAG GTGACAGGGTGGCTATTGAACCTGGAGTCCCCCGAGAAATGGATGAGTTTTTCAAATCTGGCCGCTACAATCTATCACCCACTATATTCTTCTGTGCCACACCACCTGATGACGGGAACCTCTGCAGATACTACAAACATAATGCCAACTTCTGCTACAA ACTTCCTGATAATGTGAGTTATGAAGAAGGGGCTCTGCTTGAGCCGCTCTCAGTGGGGATTCACGCATGCAGGAGAGCCGGAGTTACTCTGGGCAGCTCTGTGTTCATCTGTGGAGCAG GACCGATCGGCCTGGTCACTCTGTTGGTAGCTAAATCCATGGGAGCCTCTCAAGTGCTTATAAGCG ACCTTTCTGCTGATAGGTTGGCCAAGGCTAAAGAGTTAGGTGCTGACTTTGTTCTTCCTGTCAAGCGAGAGGATACACCACAGGAAATGGCCAAACGTGTGGATGGCATGCTGGGGTGCATGCCTCACATCACCATAGATTGTACCGGTGTCGAGAACAGCATCCAAACAGCAATCTAT GCCACACACTCTGGAGGTGTAGTTGTTTTGGTCGGACTTGGTGCTGAAATGGTCACAGTGCCTCTTGTTACCGCTGCAGTCAGAGAAGTGGACATCCGAGGCGTGTTCCGCTACTGCAACAC GTGGCCTATCGCTATTGCTATGCTGGCCTCTAAGCGTGTGAATGTAAAGCCACTGGTCACACACCGCTTTCCACTGGAGCAAGCTGTGGAGGCATTTGAGACAACTAGACAGGGCATTGGGATCAAAGTCATGCTGAAATGTGACAAAAATGACCAGAACCCATAA